The window CCATCGACGAAGAGAATCAGTGAAGGGACGAGAGGGACAGTAATGAAGAAGCGGGTTAAGGGCTACAGAAAAGAATCACAGCAGTTGAAGCAGAATGAATATGTGATAAGTTTCACACGTTGTtattggaccttttttttttggtataaaaAGCTTTCACAACACTGTCAGATGCCGAGCTGACATTTGTGGCGAGTGAAGAGACACTTTCCCTGACCTGTCATTGTCTGTTCTCAGCTTCTCCACTTCTTTCTCCATTTCCGCCTGCTTTCCGGCTTCTCTGCccactttttctctctcctcacGTATCGCCtgctcttcttcctccagctgTGTCCTGCGCTGCAGAAGCTCCTGGTACCTGCATTGTTCGATTCAATCGACGAGGAATCACTTTCATGACCTGCTAACTCTTTAAACGAATGGACACGGTTATGGACTCACACCTTCCCTCTAGCTCTTTGAACTGGATCTCCAGGCTACGGCTGCTGGTTTTCAATTGGCTGTGCTTGGCCAGCAGCTCCTCAAACTCCACTTCCTGCCTCCGCTGGAGAGCGGTCAGTCGCAGGTGGTCCCGCTTAAGAGCCTCTGTGCGTAGCACAgactcctccctctctttcgcCCATACCTTGGACTCCGCCTCCAGTGCAGCGCATCGAGCTTCGCTCTCACTGCACCTCGCCCACAGCGTTGCATTCTGGGAGCTCAAGGTACCCTGCTCCACCTGATGGAAGAGACAGAATGATGACACCACTTTCTTCCAAAGTTTCTCTTATCTCCTCTGCAGTCATCAAAGACAATTTGATAGTGACAGCAGTTATTCTGATCATATTGAGGCAGGGAAGGATGGCTTGTCGCAGTCTTGGGACCAgcgaacctggttcataggtgagacTATACCTTTAGAAGGATAAAGCGGAGTGGTGCAGGTGGAGCTTCAGGGAGGCTATCATCACTCTTACTCGTTTTTCACTTACACTTTTGTGACTAAGCATCTTAGTTCAGTCAGGACTACTAAGGAttagtttaataattaatatgtcgataatttgtttttattaatcggagaatcagataaaaacataaatcaataaaagcattcatttccacaccttcattcaaaaacagaacagaaaatctttagaaaatgcttGAACATGATGCACCTTGAgcttttgtaaaaataataaaataaaagtggactaacacaaaaaaaaaacacccacatgcatgctttacatctgccaaatataccttttttaaataaagtgccacctgagctgccataacaataaatcatttattacatttatttacaggatttgtttgaatgtcagaaattgttctctacactacactcacagacgcacacacttttgcagatgaacacattcacaaactctcacactgacacacacacacacacacacacacatactctctctcactccctttgttcagacacttttcattgcaatgcaaaaatgtgagcatgtccacatgctccGTGCTCAGGCTCTTTTCTATGAGGCTTTGTTTCCTGCTGCAGATGGTGTTAAAGTGCCAGCGGTGCAGAGGGAagaagtgaggtgattgtcaatgtgaaacactgcagcacagggtgacacaactaaatgcttttaaccatcacccttggtgaaacaGTGTGAAAGGGGAGCTCTGACCAGGCATCACACGTGGTCTGTTTTAGCGTGTAAAAAAAGCCCACATAGCGCGTGGTCATGTTCAGCACGtgcacagaccactgcttgcTGCCTGCTTCCACTGGCTGCATCAAGGCAACCGCAGTTTGAAACAGTGTTCAAAGCGCTAGTCAGCACTCTGCATCAATGCTTTGTCTCAATTGGTTGTGTATTAATGCACCATACCGTGCAGAGGTcagtgtctgtgtctgcagaGGCTTGCAGAGCATTGCTCTGCTGGGCGCAGTGCAAGACCGCTCCTCAGGCTCACATCCCATAGAAATCAATTTCAGAGCGCAGCGCCACGCTGGGTGTTTGCAGTCTGTGAAAAACTTTAGAAAATTAAATCTAACATAGCAACCGAAAACTGTAATCCATGTGATccttttcaaataaatatgtaataattgtATTGCCAGGCCCTGGAATGGAGACGGTCAGAAAAGAGCCAACAAAGTAAAATTATCCCAAAACTAATAAGGGCGATGAAATCCATGCTGACAAAAAAGTAAGTaccattgtttaaaaaatcaCAGCCTAATATTGTGTCTGATTGTATTTCCTCGTATGTATGCAAAATAGGAAACTGACTGCAAGAAAATTAAAAGGAATGTTGGCTCTGGggctgttacatttacagcatttatcagacgcccttatccagagcgacttacaataagtagttacagggacagtccccccctggagcaacttagggttaagtgtcttgctcagggacgcaatggtagtaagtgggatttgaacctgggtcttctggttcacaggtgagtgtgttacccgctaggctactaccaccctgttacgTTACAGCGGCGTTATGGGAAACAGATGGATGACAAACCTGTAGTTTGTTATTGAAGGTCAGTATAGTTTTTGTGTAGTACGGTGATTAGTACCTGCAGTTTGGTGTTGAGGGCCTGTAGTTTAGTGCCGTTCTCCTGCAGGGAGATGGAATGGTGCTGCAGGGACTCCAGCTGCTCTCTCAAAACCTTGCAGGTGTACTGGCTCTGAGACAGCTGTGTCTGCAGGACCTCGCGTTCCTTCTGcagcagtgcattctgggagtcaaaaatacagaaaaataaaagggtTAGCAGGGTCCAGTTCATGCATATGGATTTGTTGATGCTTTTAGCCTCTTAACAATATGAGGAGCAATATCTACAATTACTGCATGGaatgaatagaataaaatgaatCTTTTTGGAATCTGGAAGTGTCAACGCGAAACAGGTGCATACCTCCCTCTCCACAAATAATAGTTTATTGTCCTGCTCTGGGCTGGACTGGAGACTCTCGTCTCTGCTTGATCTGTCCTCAACTTCTCGATGCATCGCTGGACCACAGTCAGAGATGCCTTTTTGAGGCAGGCTGCTCAAGATGCTACCCTGGGGTACTGGTTGTGAGTCCTGGTTACTTGGAGCAGATGGTTTCATGCCTTTGTCGTCTGTTTTGTCTGCTTTCCTTGTCTGCTCTGGTTGTTGTGGAAGAAGGCTCGAGGCTATTCTTAGCTGGGACTCTGATATCTCCAGTTTTTGGCTCAGCTCTGTCACTTGGCTGGACAGAGTTTGTGAATGAAGCTTCTCGGAAGTCAGCTCCTGCAACAGGCATTCTGAAATGATCAGACAGGAACACACATCTTATACCAAGGCACCCTCGTAGGAGGCCTGCACTGACCTGGGTTAGGGAGCTGATCTGAGCTTTGTCCTCAGTGTTCACTACATTGAGCTGCTGAACCTCTCGCTCTAGGTCCTGGAGCTTAGTGCAGACTTCCCTAAGCTGGGTCGCCTCCTGACACGTTCTCCTTCGGAGAGGAAGAAGGATGGGGTGAGAAAGACTAATAGGCAATCTGGACAGGAGAACAAATGATCAGTCTGTTTTACAGAAACAGTGGTGCAAGATGCATGGCTTCAGTGACATGCTTTGTGAGGTCATTATCTCCTGGAACATTGTAAAGCTTTCTGAATGTGTTACAGCTCAATTATAAAGTCAAATGAATCAGGCATGAAGTGGGTTTATTAATCAGTTTCTGGTGCTGTGTCATAAAAAGGAGTTATTTTCCTGTAAATCATTTGTGTGAGATCATAATCAGGATGTAGTAGGTGGCCAGGCTGTCAGTCAGACCTGTGCTCGGCCTCCAGCTTGCAGGCTCTCTGGTTTGTGTGCTCCAGGGCCGAGGTGGtgctctccagctgctgcctgaGCCTGGCCACCTCCCGCTCCCTCTGCCTCTGCTCCCGCCGATGGCTGTCCACCTGGCTCTGCAGCGTCTCCCTTTCCTGCTCCAGGCGTGACACATCCAGCATGGCCTGGTCACGCCCCCGCACCAGAGACTCCGCCTCCATGCCGGCGTCACGTAGCTctgcctccagctcctcctcccgTCGTCGGGATGACTCTAGGCTCCGACCTAAACGCTCCAGATCGGCCTTCAGCGTCTGATTGGTTAGCTCAAGCTGATCACTCTGAGATAAaccaatgaaatattcatgcaaCACAACTGGCAGTCATtcatacatattttttgtttacaGCTTACCTTGCGAACTGTGGCCCTCAGCGTCTCCACAGTGCTCTTCAGCGTTTCCCTGTCCCTCTCCAATACTGCCCTCTCACCTTCCAGCTGCGAGATCACCACGGACTCCATCTTCTGCAGCTCGACCTGGCTGCGCAGACGTGTCAGCTCCTCCTCCATGTGCAGGGACTCACTCTGCAACTCCTGCAAATGGTGAGACTCCTGATGCATCCCTGAAGTTATGTGCATGGCTCTAATGCACGTTGTCACAATAAATGTATGACACATTACAACACAGGCTGGTGTCTACATCTTCATTTCCTCTCAACTGGTGTAAGAGAGCTTCGCTTTAGTCAgataaaattatgtaaaactTTTACAATGAGTGCCAACTCAACTTTTACAATGAGTGCCAACTCAAAAAAACATTATGGCGAGCATTAAATAAACAGTAGCATAGTcctatttactttactttactttactttatttagcagacgcttttatctaaagcgacttacaagaggaagacaccagcaattctcgttcgatttctatagaatattgagtatAGAAATAGAAAATTGAGTATTTAACTAGTTTTTACAGGgggaaattatttattattgactgccaTCCAATAGTAATATTGCAAATGAGTGTAGTGCActgataatataaaaaatactaaCTAACggcatttaaaaacacaatggcCATCAATATAGATGATTTCAGAGATTCTTGCTGTACCACAAAGGGTTATACACTTTGAGATCCAAGGATGTaggatcaaaaaaaaaaaaaaaaacagcattattaTCATAACTGAAATGCATATTAATGCATATATAATTTGTGGATGTCTAAAACATAAACATTTCTGCAATTACTTATCCTCTGACTCCAGACAGACAGGTCGGAATATGTTTGCAAAGATGCATCACAATGATGCCATggaccaaaaaataaagtggacaGGTGTCAGAGCCCTACCTGGGGTCTATCTGTGTACATGCCAGtaaggaaaatgtaaaaaagaaaattttagATATGTGTATCTATGGCTGACTTccatttgtatttgcatttgctTTCAGTTCACAGCTAAATTGAGTGGAGCAGAACATGATTGATTTTGAACCCCACGCTGGAAAGTGCTAAAATCCCCACTGTGAGTCTACTTTCTGGCTTATTTGGCTTTGATTGGTGGAAAAACAATGACAGACAGACGCTTCCTCCGTAACCAGGACTGACCTCTATCTGCTTCCTGGCGGCACTCAGCAGCTCTGAAGACCTTCTTAACCTCTGGCTCTCTGCCTCAAGAAGCACCATCTTCTGCTCGGCCTCCCATGCCTTTCTGCTCTGCTCCCCCAGTTTGGTGTGCAGGTCCTGGGCTAAGGCTGCCTGCCTCTCAGCCTCCTCCAGAGCTTCCTGGAGCTGAGTTACTAGATGGCCGTTGTCAAGCGATGAGATTGGATCTGTTTTTTGAAGTATTTCTTCATGTGTGTCCGATTTCTGGAGATCATCTGGTTCATTATTCCAGTTTTCCTTCTCGGTTTCATTTGACGGTGTCAGAACCTTTTCTGTCCGGGTTCCTTTCTCACCTTCGGCTTCTCCCCGGCTTTTGGGTTTTATGCTCTTTTCTTTCGAGAGGTGGacctcctccccctctccatcTTCTCTTTCAGTTTGGATAATATCTTGCCTCCTCTCGTTCTCTCTCCCCAGGTTAATCTCTCTCCTTATGTCTTTCCCTTCCCCTTCCCCTCTCCTCTGGATCACAGTCTTCTCCTTCTGTGGTTCCTCCTTTTCAGGGACTATGAGTTGATCTTTTGACTTTATTTGATCTAGACATTTTCTTAAAGTGGCATTTTCATTCTTGAAATTCTGAAGCTGAAAAAAATTGAAGACAATTCCACATAAACTGTGAGTCCTAAATTGCACAttagtgtatgttttttgttgaTTGTCATCTTGTGTTCCTCAGTGCCTCACCTCCCTCAGAGTCATCTGATGCTCCTCCTTTAAATGGGTTAACTTGTCTATCTGTCTCTGTAGTTCTTCTTTAGAAGCACTGGCCTGTAGAATGGAAATCTACATCTATGAGTATataatttatttgtgtaatgCACACATCCTAAGAGACATTACCAAAATCAAACATTATATCATGACAATTACAACTGCTTTTTTGGACCCTCCATATGTGCTGAGAGCTGCTTAATGTATTCCACAACGGCaacaaaatcaaatatttatgtGAAACCCCTGACCTCCTGCTCAGCCTGCAGGCTTTCAAGGCGTTTTCGGAGCTCTGCATTCTCATTCTCAGCTCCCAGAAGCCTCAGCGTGGAGGCCTCATCCACCTCCACACTCAGAGGCTTTTCGTCTGAAAGAGAGTGAAGTAGGGTTGGCCGGAGATGAGAAAAATATGGTGAACTAGTGATTAGAGCACCAACTTGTGGTGCACTCACCGCATGAGTCTGATGCAGCTGCTCGCTCTGGACAGAATTCTTCATCAGACTCCATCTCTGATGGAGGGAAATGATGACTGCCATCCTGATGGTATCTCAACAGAGTGTGACTTCGTTTGAGCTCCACTTCCAAACTAATGTTCATCTCCAAGAGCTCATCTACCCTTTGTCTTTCTGTGTCTCGCTCCTGTGGATACAGACAtatggtttatatatatatatatgcacacacacacacacacacacacacacacacacacacacacacacacacacacacacacacacacacagtgctgggCAATGattcaatattttaattgtgattaaatGCCTGAGCAATTGCCAGTCGAGCCCAGAAACCAGCAATTTTTTGGACCGGAAATGACACAGGCATCTCCCAAAAGATAATAAGATGGCATTATTGTGGGGGGAAAAatctcagcattttttttacatatgagCAAAAAGTGTCACATCCAAAATGAATCATACCTTTCTCAATAATCAATAGAAAAGCCCTAATTGACTATTACAGCAATCCTATAATTGCAAACCAGCTTTTTTGCATGTCCCCATATGTATTTTTGCCCATTCAACTTTATCAATGAGCTCCAACTCTATCAGTTTGGAGGGTCTCCTTGCCATCACCCTGATCTTAAGCTCTCTCCACAGATTCTCAACTGGATTCAAGGCAAGACTGGGCCAAAGACTTGGCCACTGCAAAACAATAATGTTTTTGTTTGCTAACTATTTCTACACCATTTCTGTACTGTTTCCATTTCTGTCTgccttttgttttctgttcagtTTCATGTGAGACGTATAATGAAGTCCATGCCATGCCAGTACTGATCAACATACCCCCCCATCCTGTCACCCAAGGTTCAGGGCCAGActttcaaataaattaaaaactgcGTTAATGCGCCATAAAATAATTGCCTGCCGGCCTTGGTTAAAAAAGTGTTAACGTGAtaataacatcaacaacaacaacatttatttcttatatagcccaaaatcacatacagtatgtctcaatgggctttgacaggccctacagttgacaccccccacacttgacccttctgcacacaaggaaaaactccacagaaaaaaacgaaaaaaaagaaagaagaaaccttgggaaggagtgatacagagagtgatggtgattattttttacaatataataataagtcctacagttgtaataagtcctacagttgtaaaTAAGTCCTAGTtgtaataagtcctacagttgtactagtgtttgtgtgtaaacacacataaacatggcaaaacaaaaacacattagaATCACAATTCGATTCACATTCATGTGAAATAAACTTTAACTGTTTTGGTGAAGTTGTTTATAGTGAATAGTATGTGACGTCTCACTGCTCAGTCTTGCTGCGAGTAAAACTGGTAAACCAGAGAGCCACTATTTAAATTCATTTGTGCTGTACTCACATAGAAAAAAACTGGAGCAATCTAGGAACAGCACAATAGTAATACTGCCTGCAGGAGGGTTGCCAGATACATGTTTCAACCCCCAAAGTGCACCAAAGTTCACCAGTCCAAAATGgccaaaaagacacaaacaaaacctgataaatatttaactgcatttattatttactgcAGAACAACAGTGATAAAGTAGCTTCTCAATACCTATTCTCAAAAAGAAGTTTTTTTAACTTGCACATCAAGTAAATACATACTGCAAACCATCTAATAATGGACATTATGTAGTAAAAATTTCTTTTGACTAATCAATTTACGTAATCAGATCCCAGTTTTAGGTTTTGTCCCCAATATATGAGTTTGTGTCAATATTTGGCTATATGGCACTATGCCCTTTTGAGATGAAATACAAATGGTTTTGCCAACTCGGTCTTCCGGTTCCTAATGCAATTGTTTTTGTGATAAACTAAGCATTCTGTTTCCTAATTTAACTCCtagtgaaaaatgaaattaaggTGAAGTGTTGGACTTCACTGCTATGCCAGACAGGACagttattatgttattaattTGTTACTAACTTCAAGTAGATGTACATAATTTTAGTGTCTCTAAAATCATTGCACAACATTTCATGTTTCTCCATTTTACATACGCATGTCCCAGTTTTTGCTGGTGCTAGTGCGTGTGCTCCAACGCCATCGTAAAGTTTCCCAAAGACACAGTGGTGATGGGGTTCATCTctaacaacgatgagacggcctacatAAAGAGGTAGAGAACCTCACATCCTGGTGTCAGGAAGCCACCTCCGGCTGAGCGGGAGCATCCTGACACAAAACTTACTCTGGAACAGCTGTATCCAGGATCGCAATGCCCTACACAGGGTGATCCGTGTGGTGGAACGCTGCTACAGGTCACCTCTTCCATCTCTGCTGACCATTTACATCAAGAGATGTTGGACCCGGGCCATCAAGGTTTTTAAGGACAAAACACACCCCAACAACAGCCCGTTCCAGCATCTAAAATCAGGCAAAAAGACTCTGAAGCATCATGACCAGACTGAGAGACTCAGGAGGAGTTTCCATCCTCAGGCCATAAGAATGCTGAACAAGGAgttgccaccacacctcacaccacGACCATCTGGACGTTCGCTATTGTTTACTGCGATCTGtactgttacactggtcatTGCACAATATATGCAGAATTCATATCAACTTCCTATGATGTTTGTGTCTTTTGGTCTCATTGAACATAAATATCTCTGCTTGCTCACCTTTTTTACTGCTTTTTACTCTCCTTATTCTTCTACCTTTATTCTTTATATCCCTTTAttctatgcacagtcaaaagaGTGGTACAGGATGCATTTCAATGCGTGTTGCACTACTTTAactatgtgacaaataaaaatcttgactCTTGAATAtgtcagcacaaaaaaaaaaaaaaaagctctcaaAGTCTTTTTGATGCTGCATCATACCCACCCCTTCCACTTCCAGGATCTTCTGTCTGAGCAGAAGATTGTCCCACTCCAGCTCCCGTAGGGCTGAGCACCGCGTTCGAGCATCTgtcagctgctcctccagcagtGCCTTGTTCTCCTGCAGAGTAGTACAGTACTGCTGCTGCTCCTACAGAGCACGCATCAAATTTAATTGCCTTGCCAGGACATTAGACAACAcaatttcattaataattaaaagcagAATGCCCTGTTATTTCTgacatgaaacaaaaatataGAAATCCTTCTGTAACAGCAATAGATAGTGTAAGTCTGAGATACAGTTGTCACCAATTTTGAACATCTGGTTTCCTTTGGTTAAAGACAAATGGGATgtaaataaatcagcaaaaacaAGGTATGAGGTTTTATGGACATCATACCAGCGTTACTCATcatgttttaaataatattctcaTATGAAAGAAATTGCCATAACATCAAAATGTTAGCAACATGCTGATTTTGTGAAATTTCCTTCACTTTCCACAAAGGATTTTTGCTGAGGGAAAAATGCAAACATCTTGTGATCAATATAAGTCATGGTAGAGTGCCGGGGGTAAAAAGCGGCtccctctgaccttcagctggGTCCGGTAGAGGTCAAGACTGCGCAGGCGGTGTTTGCAGGACTGCAGCTCTGACTGAAGTTGCTCTGCCTTGGCGGCACGCTCCCGCAGACAGTCCAGTTCATCACGGAGAGACCGGGCCTTACGAACCTCACCGTGCAGGGTCCGGTTCTGAGCCAACACAGCAATGTAACAAAGGGCACAGGGAGAAGAACATAAGCATGCAAGATGATTCGTCTATTATACATAAACAAATCATTGTCTGACTTGCATATACATGCGGCCTCAGCCCTAACACTGTATTGTTCTGCATACCAAAAAGAATTTTGGAGCCGCAGGTGAGAACATCCattattttttgtcttaaatGGATTACACGTAGCTATAAATGCACTGTCTCCTTTTTTAAACGCATTACAAACAATGCTCTGATTTAAATTCGTACCACGCTACTCTCTAAACATTTTACCTCCAACTGTAGTTTCTTCAAATTCTCCTCCATTGTTTGGATTTCCTGCTTGTAGTCCAGTAATTGGTCATCTTTTTCTTCTCTGTATAACATTACaccaacatttaaataatatcatCAACTAAAATGATGTATGGGGTGTTGCAATACCATTCGAAGAACCAATTATTCACTGCCTTTATAAGATCTCCCCATAagataagacacacacacaaacacactcacagctcCTGTTTAAGTCGGCGTAGTTTGGCCCTGTTGTCAGCGAGCTGAAAGGCTATTCCCTCCGGTGGAGCATCGCTGTAACCAGTAGTGGGTGCCGACTGCAGCTGAGACAACTCACGCTCCTGACACAGCTCTGAGATTTTCTGTAAGATGCGAGTTTATTAATTGACACAATGAAAAGCATACATGCATCACGTATGCAGTGCATATAAATGCATATATTGAATTATAATCTGGTTGCTCAGATTTGGTAAGCATCTATTtttacgtgcgtgtgtgtctgaccTCCAGGTGTGTGTCCCTCTGGGATAGTAGGCTCTGGATCTGCTTCGCCATGGAGCTGAACAGGCCCTGGATCTCATCCACCTCCAGCCCACACAGCTCCCCATACTGGAGTGGCAGGACAGACCTGGGGTCCTGGGTCACCTGAAGGCAGGGGATCAGATGATTTCTCACATGCTATAATTAAAGATACCACCCTCCTACACAGGAAGTGATGCACATGTACATTCCCTGAATATAGCTGTGTGGTTTAATCTGATAATATCtcatacacagcaacacaacatttatttttctgtcatgGAGGCTAGAAATCATGACTAATGTCATTAAACCATGTTAATGCAATACTGCTggtatttcttttattaaaaaagggTGGGTAAACACAGTATCTTATatgataaaaaaagagcaaaggaGATTAAGATTTAAGATATGGTTTCACAGACCTCCTGTATGCAAAGGGCAATTGCTGCTTGAGCTTCAATGTCCAGCGTCTGTATTTGCTGAATAAAGGTTTCCTTCCTCTCACACTAGTATAGCACAAGCAAATATAAATAAGTacaatttagcaaaaaaaaaatgcaaaaacataaaGATGTGTTCAAGGGACTGTGCTTGAGTTAGATGAGCTAGATAGGCACATTTTCAACCGGATGGTCTAGTTTTCATGTTGATGCTCActctggaaaaaaatacatcagcAACATTACAGATGGGATTTAAGGTTAGGAGGAAAGCAAATTTATTC of the Denticeps clupeoides chromosome 18, fDenClu1.1, whole genome shotgun sequence genome contains:
- the ccdc88b gene encoding coiled-coil domain containing 88A isoform X3, producing the protein MAKQIQSLLSQRDTHLEKISELCQERELSQLQSAPTTGYSDAPPEGIAFQLADNRAKLRRLKQELEEKDDQLLDYKQEIQTMEENLKKLQLENRTLHGEVRKARSLRDELDCLRERAAKAEQLQSELQSCKHRLRSLDLYRTQLKEQQQYCTTLQENKALLEEQLTDARTRCSALRELEWDNLLLRQKILEVEGERDTERQRVDELLEMNISLEVELKRSHTLLRYHQDGSHHFPPSEMESDEEFCPERAAASDSCDEKPLSVEVDEASTLRLLGAENENAELRKRLESLQAEQEISILQASASKEELQRQIDKLTHLKEEHQMTLRELQNFKNENATLRKCLDQIKSKDQLIVPEKEEPQKEKTVIQRRGEGEGKDIRREINLGRENERRQDIIQTEREDGEGEEVHLSKEKSIKPKSRGEAEGEKGTRTEKVLTPSNETEKENWNNEPDDLQKSDTHEEILQKTDPISSLDNGHLVTQLQEALEEAERQAALAQDLHTKLGEQSRKAWEAEQKMVLLEAESQRLRRSSELLSAARKQIEELQSESLHMEEELTRLRSQVELQKMESVVISQLEGERAVLERDRETLKSTVETLRATVRKSDQLELTNQTLKADLERLGRSLESSRRREEELEAELRDAGMEAESLVRGRDQAMLDVSRLEQERETLQSQVDSHRREQRQREREVARLRQQLESTTSALEHTNQRACKLEAEHRRTCQEATQLREVCTKLQDLEREVQQLNVVNTEDKAQISSLTQELTSEKLHSQTLSSQVTELSQKLEISESQLRIASSLLPQQPEQTRKADKTDDKGMKPSAPSNQDSQPVPQGSILSSLPQKGISDCGPAMHREVEDRSSRDESLQSSPEQDNKLLFVERENALLQKEREVLQTQLSQSQYTCKVLREQLESLQHHSISLQENGTKLQALNTKLQVEQGTLSSQNATLWARCSESEARCAALEAESKVWAKEREESVLRTEALKRDHLRLTALQRRQEVEFEELLAKHSQLKTSSRSLEIQFKELEGRYQELLQRRTQLEEEEQAIREEREKVGREAGKQAEMEKEVEKLRTDNDRFQGQQKEWVQVQSELLAQGSVLRMELSAAQLERTRLEGEVSTLKEQNQHLDLNSARLNSQFQLLTQLKANMEEENRHLVEQNQALSRENRALLEKTLESREEHHTQQREYLDKLNELRREKQKLVEKIMDQYRVLEPNVPTPTKAKKTNWIADRMKKLIKPRGGREGRVNFVAAGSVENLAEAGDIVHHSPSTTFTDKHNTPPPQDPRSAPVSPTPLRRISSQDTEDPSKRSGRRKLGSRHGWALGRGGRGGAVTQSFSPGDQIVHPREWLRSTRIASTTTWEAEASATPSQDSLSEEGKESEESLSRDVTADRQSLSSGAEDGPSTGDKSLDLENTSTTS